A part of Acaryochloris thomasi RCC1774 genomic DNA contains:
- a CDS encoding cyclic nucleotide-binding domain-containing protein translates to MVSQGVDNPIGLPAFGRLTQLLLLAVTVLVYCVLGIVIANSLFVSYVGASHLPIAFICIGLCSMPAYVLFSQVADRYSRLKLFRYVLLLSMVLAVGLRFLLSQDAKVEYYVLLVFSFFQWDFHNNVLYPSLLTDFFTTLEYKRYAPYVGMAQAVGSLLAGGLATVLAQYFRTRDLLLCLPMLFAVAFAQLLYLEYSQRPVNVQKSEAEAGIIESLKAFPDVVKRYPLALYLAGSSFLLVIIYLSSEFLWFSIYGQNFTDQELTGFLGLMRILISFVQVAVIYGFTRPLLQSVGVARMNIVYPLTTLGSFLGLAFNINVPGAVGLHLNGDALYKAINIPVHQLNYNAIPKEFIGRIRTLSDGVIYSIGLTLAGGMLWLADNTLSLNQIIYLVMSLTVLLLLVRLPMGRFYAEGLEKMIRSSAINLDDFNEAQVQLPPQSSAAIRELLLQEDRYTQIKGLELAASIGQPSQFLPEVQALLTASNPSTESDLRLRNAAVQLFRHDPGIIPYCEDFLRGDRLNLQVFALEVLLLHQYPFAPSSLQQWLNRPESELKASAALAAIQTHHVKDPQIAAVVNQLWQTDLPESTAKMVTRVVAQSGNRAFAPVITSILPKANLEITCEGLQALTSLAQPGDSDLADVAQKKLEDPDAAVRYAAVDLLAQTRCADRIQNVASGLGDLDPRVRQRSAVALAAYGRPGLELAKERLSSSNNDVVNAAIATIGQIRTKQASNLLFEYLTPDFKQLTRTYRWQQQIPQNDPGWAPLGVAIADYHQRLIQKILYILACLGHSRTVNSVNRLLATTEPGDLANAIEVLASLRHRRFVLPLMPLLEQIVNPMETGSQIEVTPQWLRTKGYKLLLEALETRDRWIKTGALIALSMVPSALINDPDPFVQSVAQQIFTPNVQAASPTKTSMNRLLLLKNVAIFKNLSLDELLLIDEALEQEQVLAGTTIFAEGDWGSHLYILAEGAVKIVKTIDDSLEQIDLITSGQYFGEIALFDNAPRWNGAIATESSTLLKLEKTRFLSLTTQRPHIILEICRFLSQRLRETDSYRSARKSSRLPEPSVPAQDAAMPS, encoded by the coding sequence ATGGTCAGTCAGGGTGTGGATAATCCCATTGGTTTACCGGCATTTGGGCGGCTGACCCAGTTATTGCTGCTGGCCGTCACCGTTTTGGTCTACTGCGTTTTGGGCATTGTCATTGCCAACTCTTTGTTTGTCAGTTACGTCGGGGCGAGTCATCTGCCGATTGCGTTTATCTGCATTGGCCTATGTTCGATGCCGGCCTACGTCTTATTCTCGCAGGTTGCTGATCGCTACAGCCGTCTAAAGCTCTTCCGTTACGTGCTGCTGCTGTCGATGGTTTTGGCTGTGGGGCTGCGCTTCTTACTCAGCCAAGATGCCAAGGTGGAGTACTATGTGCTGCTGGTGTTTTCGTTTTTTCAGTGGGATTTTCACAATAATGTCCTTTACCCCAGCCTGCTAACAGACTTTTTTACGACGCTGGAATATAAGCGCTACGCGCCCTATGTGGGGATGGCGCAGGCAGTCGGTTCGCTACTAGCGGGCGGGTTGGCGACGGTTTTAGCGCAGTATTTTCGGACGCGGGATTTGCTGCTGTGTTTGCCGATGCTGTTTGCTGTTGCATTTGCCCAACTTCTCTATCTCGAGTATTCCCAGCGCCCCGTCAACGTCCAGAAGTCTGAAGCGGAAGCAGGGATTATTGAGTCTTTAAAGGCGTTTCCAGATGTCGTCAAACGCTATCCCTTAGCGCTGTACTTGGCAGGCAGCAGCTTTTTACTGGTGATTATCTACCTCAGCTCTGAGTTCCTGTGGTTCAGCATTTACGGTCAGAACTTTACCGACCAGGAACTGACCGGCTTTTTAGGACTGATGCGAATTTTGATTAGCTTTGTCCAGGTGGCCGTCATCTATGGCTTTACCCGTCCTCTGCTGCAGAGCGTCGGGGTGGCCCGCATGAACATTGTCTATCCGCTGACAACGCTGGGTAGTTTTCTAGGATTGGCCTTCAACATCAATGTGCCCGGTGCAGTGGGCCTACACTTAAACGGCGATGCCCTCTATAAAGCCATTAACATCCCCGTACATCAACTCAACTACAACGCTATTCCCAAGGAGTTTATTGGTCGGATCCGGACCCTGAGTGACGGCGTCATTTACTCAATCGGTCTGACGCTGGCGGGGGGAATGCTCTGGCTCGCCGATAATACCCTGTCTCTTAACCAAATTATTTATTTGGTGATGAGTCTAACCGTTCTGCTGCTGCTGGTCCGCCTGCCAATGGGGCGATTCTATGCCGAAGGGCTAGAGAAAATGATTCGCTCTAGCGCGATTAATCTCGATGACTTCAACGAGGCTCAAGTTCAGCTTCCGCCCCAGTCAAGCGCTGCGATTCGAGAGCTGCTGCTGCAGGAGGATCGCTATACCCAGATCAAAGGTTTGGAGCTAGCGGCCAGTATTGGTCAACCGAGCCAGTTTTTGCCCGAAGTTCAGGCGCTACTCACGGCGTCAAACCCAAGTACTGAGTCAGACTTAAGACTCCGTAATGCTGCCGTTCAGCTTTTTCGGCATGACCCCGGCATTATTCCCTACTGTGAAGATTTTTTGCGGGGTGATCGGCTCAATTTACAGGTCTTTGCGCTGGAGGTGCTGCTGCTCCATCAATATCCTTTTGCCCCATCCTCACTGCAGCAGTGGCTCAATAGACCCGAATCAGAGTTGAAGGCATCTGCGGCGCTGGCGGCGATTCAAACCCATCACGTCAAAGACCCGCAGATCGCGGCTGTCGTCAACCAGCTCTGGCAAACAGATCTGCCGGAATCGACGGCGAAAATGGTCACCCGAGTGGTCGCTCAAAGCGGAAATCGAGCCTTTGCGCCTGTGATTACAAGTATTTTGCCAAAGGCCAATCTTGAGATCACCTGTGAGGGACTGCAAGCGCTCACTTCACTGGCGCAACCGGGCGACAGCGATCTGGCAGATGTAGCCCAAAAGAAATTAGAAGATCCTGATGCAGCCGTCCGTTACGCGGCTGTTGACCTGCTGGCTCAGACCCGATGCGCGGATCGGATCCAAAATGTTGCGTCAGGACTGGGAGATCTTGATCCGCGAGTACGCCAGCGATCGGCAGTAGCACTGGCGGCCTATGGTCGGCCCGGACTAGAGCTAGCGAAGGAACGACTATCTTCATCCAATAATGATGTTGTCAATGCTGCGATCGCAACCATCGGTCAAATCCGCACCAAGCAGGCTAGCAACCTGCTGTTCGAGTATCTGACCCCGGACTTCAAGCAGCTCACCCGCACCTATCGCTGGCAGCAGCAGATTCCTCAAAACGACCCCGGCTGGGCACCTTTAGGAGTTGCGATCGCAGACTACCACCAGCGATTGATTCAAAAAATCCTCTACATCCTGGCCTGTTTAGGTCACTCCCGCACCGTCAACTCCGTCAATCGCCTGCTCGCCACGACCGAACCCGGAGATCTGGCCAACGCCATCGAAGTACTGGCCTCCCTCAGGCACCGCCGGTTTGTGTTGCCCCTGATGCCGCTACTGGAGCAAATCGTCAATCCGATGGAAACAGGCAGCCAAATTGAGGTGACGCCCCAATGGTTGCGAACTAAAGGGTATAAGCTACTCCTAGAGGCATTGGAGACCCGAGATCGCTGGATTAAAACCGGAGCCTTGATTGCCCTATCAATGGTGCCCTCTGCCCTTATCAATGATCCCGACCCGTTTGTTCAGTCCGTTGCTCAGCAGATTTTCACTCCTAATGTTCAGGCTGCATCCCCCACCAAAACCTCTATGAACCGCCTACTCCTGCTAAAAAACGTTGCTATCTTCAAGAATCTGTCTCTTGATGAGCTGCTGCTGATTGATGAGGCACTAGAGCAAGAGCAGGTACTCGCAGGCACCACAATTTTTGCTGAAGGGGACTGGGGCTCTCATCTCTATATCTTGGCTGAGGGTGCTGTGAAAATTGTGAAAACGATTGATGACAGCCTGGAACAGATTGATCTAATTACTAGCGGCCAATACTTCGGCGAAATTGCCCTGTTTGATAATGCACCGCGCTGGAACGGTGCGATCGCAACTGAATCCTCTACACTTCTCAAGCTAGAAAAAACTCGCTTTCTCAGCCTTACAACCCAGAGACCGCATATTATTCTAGAAATCTGCCGCTTTCTCAGCCAACGGCTCCGAGAGACCGATTCCTATCGCTCTGCGAGAAAATCATCGCGTTTGCCTGAGCCGTCAGTTCCGGCTCAAGACGCGGCAATGCCTTCCTAA
- a CDS encoding diguanylate cyclase, with translation MKLFNPASLFTHLPYRGKELDEATDSENTDIRITRSLTTAYTVALSLIALLSIGAHLLLDNVIKENVSSAKVINVAGRQRMLSQRISIYATALEQGNIDLKPEFLKLTTLMEQSHKALVYGNGKLDLTHKLTPELRQLYFSEPDALDRRTRTFIKNTKILANSTDSNQRQEAYKKIQAASLKHLLPMLDEAVFLFESDTTERTMRLRNVQQAMLVILLMALSLEAAFIFRPMVHRVKEATFKLYNLAMHDALTELYNRRHFMETGRRELLLAQRRQQPATLLMIDIDHFKRINDTYGHATGDAVLKKFAIVLLQALRQTDIIGRIGGEEFAIILPDCDAPSSQSVAERIRATMAETRLRNPSDLSWTVSIGIAILDEGTDNLDSLMQKADAALYRAKESGRNQVVIS, from the coding sequence TTGAAACTATTCAATCCGGCTTCTCTCTTTACCCACCTTCCCTACAGAGGGAAAGAGCTAGACGAGGCTACGGACTCTGAGAATACTGACATTCGGATCACTCGCTCTCTGACAACGGCATATACGGTCGCTTTGTCGCTGATCGCTCTACTGTCTATTGGCGCTCATCTGCTTTTGGATAACGTGATCAAAGAGAACGTATCCTCAGCGAAGGTCATCAATGTGGCAGGGCGACAGCGGATGCTTTCGCAACGCATCAGTATTTATGCGACGGCCTTAGAACAAGGGAACATAGACTTAAAGCCTGAGTTCCTGAAGCTGACGACGTTGATGGAGCAATCACACAAAGCACTAGTCTACGGTAATGGCAAACTTGATCTAACCCATAAACTCACGCCAGAACTGAGACAGCTCTACTTCAGTGAACCAGATGCTCTTGACCGTCGCACTCGTACATTTATTAAAAACACAAAAATTCTGGCTAACAGCACTGACAGCAACCAACGTCAGGAAGCCTATAAAAAAATCCAGGCTGCATCCCTCAAGCATCTGTTACCAATGTTGGATGAGGCCGTTTTTCTCTTCGAGTCTGACACCACTGAGCGAACCATGCGGCTCAGAAATGTACAGCAGGCCATGCTAGTCATTTTGCTGATGGCTCTATCTCTGGAAGCCGCATTTATTTTTCGTCCCATGGTTCATAGGGTCAAAGAAGCTACTTTCAAGCTGTACAACTTGGCGATGCACGATGCACTGACTGAGCTGTACAACCGGCGGCATTTCATGGAGACGGGGCGACGAGAGCTGCTGCTCGCACAGCGTCGCCAGCAACCCGCAACCCTCTTAATGATAGATATCGATCACTTTAAACGGATTAACGATACCTATGGTCATGCAACAGGAGATGCTGTTTTAAAAAAATTCGCCATTGTTTTACTACAGGCTCTTCGCCAAACCGATATCATCGGTCGCATTGGAGGCGAGGAGTTTGCGATCATTTTGCCTGATTGCGACGCCCCATCATCACAGAGCGTCGCTGAACGAATTCGCGCAACAATGGCAGAAACACGCCTCAGGAATCCGTCAGATTTGAGCTGGACCGTCTCTATCGGAATCGCAATTCTCGACGAAGGGACCGACAATCTAGACTCTCTCATGCAGAAAGCTGACGCAGCGCTATACAGGGCCAAAGAGAGTGGCCGAAATCAGGTTGTTATCAGTTGA
- a CDS encoding type II toxin-antitoxin system VapB family antitoxin codes for MATNLSIDADLLEEALRVGGFSTKKETVNHALTEFVQRRKQREIISLFGKFPQDADYDYKKGR; via the coding sequence ATGGCTACGAACCTCTCTATTGATGCTGATTTGCTGGAAGAGGCCCTACGAGTTGGTGGGTTTTCCACGAAAAAAGAGACGGTAAATCATGCGCTCACTGAGTTTGTGCAACGCCGAAAGCAGCGAGAAATCATCTCTCTGTTTGGTAAGTTCCCTCAAGACGCTGATTACGACTACAAAAAAGGACGGTAA
- the vapC gene encoding type II toxin-antitoxin system VapC family toxin: MSGILVDTCVWSVSLRGNSEAETFAAQQLARLVDDNQVKIIGAIRQELLSGYTDKSRYEALRQKLKHFPNEPVIDSDYEAAAEYSNFCRSKGIQGSHTDFLICAVAIRAEFKIYTTDKDYDHYAKHLPIMLFEKT, from the coding sequence ATGAGCGGCATCCTTGTAGACACCTGTGTTTGGTCCGTTTCCCTGCGAGGCAATTCGGAGGCTGAGACCTTTGCGGCGCAACAACTAGCTCGACTCGTTGATGATAATCAAGTAAAAATCATTGGTGCCATCAGACAAGAACTATTGTCCGGCTACACGGATAAAAGCAGGTATGAAGCACTCCGCCAGAAACTGAAGCATTTTCCGAACGAACCAGTGATAGATTCTGATTACGAAGCTGCTGCAGAGTATTCGAATTTCTGCCGCTCAAAAGGAATCCAAGGCTCACACACAGATTTCCTAATTTGCGCTGTTGCAATACGAGCTGAATTCAAAATTTATACTACAGATAAAGACTATGATCACTACGCCAAGCATTTACCAATTATGCTCTTCGAGAAAACTTAA
- the ureC gene encoding urease subunit alpha — MSYRMDRRAYAETYGPTVGDRIRLADTELIIEVEQDHTTYGDEVKFGGGKVIRDGMGQSPTTNADGAVDAVITNALILDWWGIVKADIGIKDGRIAAIGKAGNPNIQDNVDIVIGPGTEAIAGEGMILTAGGIDSHIHFICPQQIEVAIASGVTTMLGGGTGPAAGTNATTCTPGPWNIHQMLRSADAFPMNLGFLGKGNTSQPAALEEQVKAGAMGLKLHEDWGTTPATIDTCLGVADQYDVQVAIHTDTLNEAGFVENTIAAFKNRVIHTYHTEGAGGGHAPDIIKVCGEANVLPSSTNPTRPYTVNTLDEHLDMLMVCHHLDAGIPEDVAFAESRIRRETIAAEDILHDLGAFSMIASDSQAMGRVGEVIIRTWQTAHKMKVQRGPLPEDSDRNDNTRAKRYVAKYTINPAIAHGIADHVGSVEVGKLADLCLWKPAMFGVKPEMVIKGGFIAWAQMGDANASIPTPQPVHMRPMFGGFGGAIASTSLTFISQAAMGQGIPEQIGLQTQVAAVSDTRQLSKQDMKLNDALPDIEVDSETYEVRADGELLTCEPATVLPMAQRYFLF; from the coding sequence ATGAGCTATCGCATGGACCGCCGCGCCTATGCCGAGACCTATGGACCGACTGTAGGTGATCGCATCCGTCTTGCCGATACCGAACTGATCATTGAAGTTGAGCAGGATCACACCACTTACGGTGATGAGGTTAAGTTTGGTGGAGGCAAGGTCATTCGCGACGGCATGGGTCAGTCCCCGACCACCAATGCTGACGGGGCCGTCGATGCGGTGATCACCAATGCCTTAATTCTCGACTGGTGGGGCATTGTCAAAGCCGATATTGGCATCAAAGATGGCAGAATCGCCGCCATCGGAAAGGCTGGGAACCCCAATATTCAAGATAATGTTGATATCGTCATTGGTCCTGGCACAGAGGCTATTGCTGGGGAAGGCATGATTCTGACGGCGGGCGGGATTGATTCGCATATTCACTTTATTTGTCCGCAGCAGATTGAAGTTGCGATCGCATCTGGCGTCACCACCATGTTGGGGGGCGGTACGGGACCGGCAGCAGGCACTAACGCCACCACCTGCACCCCTGGCCCCTGGAATATCCATCAAATGCTGCGCTCTGCCGACGCATTCCCCATGAATCTAGGATTTCTCGGTAAGGGCAACACCAGTCAGCCCGCAGCCCTAGAAGAGCAGGTCAAAGCAGGGGCAATGGGTCTCAAGCTCCACGAAGACTGGGGTACAACACCCGCGACGATTGATACCTGCCTGGGGGTTGCTGATCAATATGACGTGCAGGTCGCCATTCACACTGACACGCTTAACGAAGCGGGTTTTGTGGAGAATACGATCGCGGCGTTCAAAAATCGAGTCATCCATACCTATCACACCGAAGGTGCTGGGGGCGGTCATGCACCAGACATTATCAAGGTTTGTGGTGAAGCCAATGTTTTGCCTTCTTCGACCAATCCGACGCGCCCCTATACGGTGAACACGCTGGATGAACATCTCGATATGCTGATGGTGTGTCACCACTTAGATGCTGGGATTCCTGAAGATGTGGCTTTTGCAGAATCCCGTATTCGTAGAGAAACGATTGCGGCTGAAGATATTCTCCATGATCTCGGTGCCTTCAGTATGATTGCCTCTGACTCACAGGCGATGGGCCGAGTGGGTGAAGTGATTATTCGTACCTGGCAAACGGCGCACAAAATGAAGGTTCAGCGGGGGCCATTGCCGGAGGATTCAGACCGCAATGATAATACTCGTGCCAAGCGCTACGTGGCGAAGTATACGATTAACCCTGCGATCGCTCACGGCATTGCCGACCATGTAGGTTCTGTCGAAGTTGGCAAGCTTGCAGACCTTTGCCTGTGGAAACCTGCGATGTTTGGCGTCAAGCCAGAGATGGTTATTAAGGGTGGCTTTATTGCCTGGGCGCAGATGGGAGATGCTAACGCCAGTATTCCGACTCCGCAGCCGGTGCACATGCGACCGATGTTTGGCGGATTTGGAGGTGCGATCGCATCTACTTCTCTCACCTTCATCTCCCAAGCAGCAATGGGGCAGGGAATCCCAGAACAGATTGGCCTACAGACTCAGGTAGCAGCAGTCTCTGACACCCGTCAGCTCAGCAAGCAAGACATGAAGCTGAATGACGCCTTGCCTGATATTGAGGTTGATTCTGAGACCTATGAAGTCAGGGCCGACGGGGAGTTGTTGACTTGCGAACCGGCGACGGTATTACCGATGGCTCAGCGATACTTTTTGTTTTAG
- a CDS encoding urease subunit beta: MIPGEILPQSGDIELNAGRPTVTLAVANTGDRPVQIGSHFHFFEVNTALDFERDQARGMRLDIPAGTAVRFEPGDQRQVQLVALAGRREVYGFNALVEGPVDS; encoded by the coding sequence ATGATTCCCGGAGAAATTTTGCCGCAGTCTGGCGATATCGAACTGAATGCAGGTCGCCCCACGGTCACCTTAGCGGTGGCGAATACAGGGGATCGGCCGGTTCAGATTGGCTCCCACTTCCATTTTTTTGAGGTCAACACGGCCCTAGACTTTGAGCGCGATCAGGCCCGAGGGATGCGGCTTGATATTCCGGCGGGCACGGCTGTGCGTTTTGAGCCGGGTGATCAGCGTCAGGTTCAGCTCGTAGCGCTGGCGGGGCGTCGTGAAGTCTATGGTTTTAATGCTTTAGTTGAAGGTCCAGTGGATTCGTAA
- the ureA gene encoding urease subunit gamma codes for MQLTPQEKDKLMLFTAALLAERRKDRGLKLNYPEAVAYLSAAILEGARDGRTVADLMSYGTTLLTRDDVMEGIPEMIHEVQVEATFPDGTKLVTVHDPIA; via the coding sequence ATGCAACTCACTCCCCAAGAAAAGGACAAGCTAATGCTGTTCACGGCGGCGCTGCTGGCTGAGCGACGGAAGGATCGGGGACTAAAGCTCAACTATCCTGAGGCGGTGGCCTATTTGTCTGCCGCGATTCTAGAGGGGGCTCGGGATGGCCGCACGGTGGCGGATCTGATGAGCTATGGGACTACATTGCTGACGCGAGATGACGTGATGGAGGGCATCCCAGAGATGATCCATGAGGTACAGGTGGAGGCGACGTTCCCGGATGGGACGAAGTTAGTGACGGTTCATGATCCGATTGCGTAG
- a CDS encoding urease accessory protein UreD, with protein sequence MTHSSSSSNAKGWQGQLHLIYGCDAEATKVQHCRAQAPLKVQRPFYPEGPEVCHSVMLHTAGGVVGGDLLSTDIQLQARSHVVLTTASANKIYRSNGREARQTIQIRVEPDAILEWLPQETIVFNQAIYRQDLTVELSPGASWLGWEITRFGRSARGETFVAGDWRSQTQVYRQGRPLWIDRQWLPGCPDTWHSPHGLAGCPVVGSFAWVGQAVTTELVAQARTLGQNQQGTGVTRLQQGMLCRYRGHSSREARQWFTQVWNLIRQAAWNRRACPPRVWQIF encoded by the coding sequence ATCACACATTCATCTTCATCCTCTAACGCTAAGGGGTGGCAGGGACAACTGCACCTGATCTATGGCTGTGACGCTGAAGCTACAAAAGTGCAGCACTGTCGGGCCCAGGCTCCGTTAAAAGTGCAGCGTCCGTTTTACCCTGAGGGACCAGAGGTTTGTCACAGCGTCATGCTCCATACGGCGGGCGGTGTTGTCGGAGGAGATCTTCTCTCTACTGATATTCAGCTTCAGGCCCGCAGTCATGTTGTTTTGACGACGGCGTCAGCGAACAAGATTTATCGTTCGAATGGCCGCGAGGCTCGGCAAACCATCCAGATTCGAGTGGAGCCGGACGCTATCTTAGAGTGGCTGCCGCAGGAGACAATTGTGTTTAACCAGGCGATCTATCGTCAAGATCTGACGGTTGAGCTGAGTCCTGGTGCCAGCTGGCTGGGCTGGGAGATCACGCGTTTTGGCCGTAGCGCCAGGGGGGAAACCTTTGTGGCCGGTGACTGGCGATCGCAAACCCAAGTCTATCGGCAGGGACGTCCGCTCTGGATTGATCGACAATGGTTACCTGGGTGCCCCGACACTTGGCACAGCCCCCACGGATTAGCGGGTTGTCCAGTGGTCGGCAGTTTTGCTTGGGTCGGCCAAGCCGTGACGACGGAACTCGTCGCCCAAGCCCGAACGCTGGGGCAAAACCAGCAGGGGACAGGCGTGACCCGACTGCAGCAGGGGATGCTGTGTCGCTATCGCGGCCACTCTAGTCGAGAGGCCCGACAATGGTTTACACAAGTATGGAATCTAATTCGACAGGCCGCTTGGAACCGTCGGGCCTGTCCCCCCAGAGTTTGGCAAATCTTCTAA
- a CDS encoding metal-dependent hydrolase codes for MAAVTISVLGRPRQPSRLWLGWLVVMALAPDIDYAIPALQASHHNGLRITHSIFVSLLLPLGRGLCLLLLNQKGKVPLSSGVWWRVSGSQSLLLQAICAGSSHLLMDLLVGVTPLPLLWPLFPRLFKLPFGLLPSAGRLQWGNALLYQNLGIELGVMVPVLLMTLLAVNGKGHPLLLLTLSLIAAYFMMWAAQLAR; via the coding sequence TTGGCGGCTGTTACCATTTCTGTGTTGGGCCGACCCCGTCAGCCATCACGCCTTTGGCTCGGCTGGCTGGTGGTCATGGCGCTGGCACCCGATATTGACTACGCGATTCCTGCGCTGCAGGCGAGTCATCACAATGGTCTCAGGATTACTCATTCTATTTTCGTTAGCCTTTTGCTGCCGTTGGGAAGGGGATTATGCCTCTTGCTCTTGAATCAAAAGGGGAAGGTGCCCTTGTCCTCTGGAGTATGGTGGCGAGTGAGCGGCAGCCAGTCGCTCCTTTTGCAGGCTATCTGCGCTGGATCATCTCACTTACTGATGGATTTGCTGGTCGGGGTGACGCCATTGCCGCTGCTGTGGCCTCTGTTCCCTCGTCTATTCAAGCTGCCCTTTGGACTCTTACCCAGTGCTGGACGTTTACAGTGGGGCAACGCGTTGCTCTACCAAAATTTGGGCATTGAGCTAGGGGTAATGGTGCCTGTCTTGCTGATGACGCTCTTGGCTGTCAATGGCAAAGGTCATCCTTTGCTGCTCCTGACTCTGAGTTTGATCGCGGCATATTTTATGATGTGGGCTGCACAGCTTGCTCGGTAA
- the wecB gene encoding non-hydrolyzing UDP-N-acetylglucosamine 2-epimerase, which produces MPNSPTRICITLGTRPEAIKLAPVIQAFQSSDRFLTQVVLTGQHREMVDQVMTLFQLQADHDLDIMSAKQTLSDITCRSLQGLQGLFQDLKPDLVIVQGDTTTAFAAALAAFYQQIPLGHVEAGLRTDELFNPYPEEANRRLVSQITQLHFAPTTRAVANLERSGVTGAIHHTGNTVIDALLKVAVTRPDCSIPDLDWDQYRVLLATVHRRENWGAALQQIAQGFLKILEQFPDTAIVLPLHRNPTVREPLQALLGDHPRVFLTEPLDYGNLVGAIQRCHLLLTDSGGLQEEAPSLGKPVLVLRETTERPEAVEAGTARLIGTDATQIAEVAAQLLGDSGTYDTMATAVNPFGDGHAAERIVQIVQDYFQD; this is translated from the coding sequence ATGCCTAATTCCCCCACTCGGATCTGCATTACCCTCGGGACCCGTCCAGAAGCCATCAAGTTGGCCCCTGTGATTCAGGCGTTCCAAAGCTCAGACCGCTTTCTCACTCAAGTTGTCCTTACGGGCCAGCATCGAGAAATGGTGGATCAGGTCATGACCCTATTTCAGCTACAGGCTGACCATGACTTAGATATCATGTCCGCCAAGCAAACGCTCTCCGATATCACATGCCGCAGTTTGCAGGGACTCCAGGGGCTGTTTCAAGATCTCAAGCCCGACCTTGTCATTGTTCAGGGCGATACCACTACGGCCTTTGCTGCCGCCCTTGCTGCCTTCTACCAGCAAATTCCCCTGGGCCATGTTGAAGCTGGACTGCGAACCGATGAGCTGTTCAATCCCTACCCTGAAGAAGCCAATCGCCGTCTGGTTTCGCAAATCACCCAGCTTCACTTTGCGCCCACGACCCGTGCCGTCGCTAACCTAGAGCGCTCCGGCGTCACCGGAGCCATTCATCACACTGGCAACACCGTCATTGATGCCCTTTTGAAAGTTGCCGTTACCCGTCCTGACTGTTCGATTCCCGACCTAGACTGGGATCAGTATCGAGTATTGCTAGCCACCGTTCACCGCCGTGAAAATTGGGGAGCAGCTCTGCAGCAGATTGCCCAAGGGTTTCTCAAAATTCTAGAGCAGTTTCCCGACACTGCCATCGTGCTGCCCCTGCATCGGAATCCCACTGTCCGAGAACCCCTGCAGGCTCTGCTAGGCGATCATCCTAGAGTCTTTCTCACAGAACCCCTTGATTACGGTAACTTGGTTGGCGCGATCCAGCGCTGCCATCTTTTGCTCACAGATTCTGGCGGCCTTCAGGAAGAGGCCCCTAGCTTAGGTAAGCCTGTCCTGGTGCTGAGGGAAACTACAGAACGCCCAGAAGCTGTCGAAGCGGGAACTGCTCGGCTAATTGGTACCGATGCGACCCAGATTGCAGAAGTCGCTGCTCAGCTCCTCGGCGACTCAGGGACCTACGACACCATGGCAACTGCCGTTAACCCCTTTGGAGATGGTCACGCCGCCGAGCGGATTGTCCAGATTGTGCAAGATTACTTTCAAGATTAA